One part of the Rothia sp. ZJ932 genome encodes these proteins:
- a CDS encoding type II toxin-antitoxin system Phd/YefM family antitoxin, which yields MSLDVDDFEEVVITRAGREPAVIISLAEYESLKETAYLLRSPANARRLLDSIDELESGSGSAHSLIEN from the coding sequence ATAAGCCTCGATGTTGATGATTTTGAAGAAGTCGTTATTACCCGAGCAGGGCGTGAACCCGCTGTTATTATCTCGCTGGCAGAATACGAGTCCCTCAAAGAGACCGCCTACCTACTCAGAAGCCCGGCGAACGCTCGTCGCCTCCTTGATTCTATCGACGAGCTAGAAAGCGGTAGCGGGTCAGCGCATTCACTGATTGAGAACTAG
- a CDS encoding transposase family protein codes for MLSKPNQKRPSPHKPHNRPNPPAIHHPIRYTPHPPRLEKTQQKPRKLTLTQALTLTLIYHRQRPHRQLLAEFFNVSQPTVSRTINRREKALVKIHEAADPVTETSTRCTRFTGKPRNTRSRLELAYPLRKNKLLR; via the coding sequence ATACTCTCAAAGCCAAACCAGAAAAGACCATCGCCCCACAAGCCCCACAACAGACCTAACCCACCAGCAATTCACCACCCTATTCGATACACTCCACACCCACCTCGCCTAGAGAAAACCCAACAAAAACCCAGAAAACTCACCCTAACCCAAGCTCTCACCCTGACACTGATCTACCACCGACAACGACCTCACCGTCAACTCTTAGCAGAGTTCTTCAACGTCTCTCAGCCAACAGTTTCAAGGACTATCAACAGAAGAGAAAAAGCACTGGTGAAGATTCATGAGGCTGCTGATCCAGTCACTGAAACAAGCACTAGATGCACCAGGTTCACTGGTAAGCCACGGAACACTCGTTCCCGCTTGGAATTGGCGTATCCCTTGCGAAAAAATAAACTTCTCAGGTAA
- a CDS encoding IS3 family transposase (programmed frameshift): MPKKFDQDAKDRVLRLVEDRILAEGISMQEACKIVAPKLGVSWHTARQWAQAARREGRAIDPLPEDLVAEVAKLRRENQELRDTNELLKAASAFFASGTRPQTSEMIQFIDEHRDRFTVEFICQRLKSNRQGGFISSRGYRQSKARGLSARSLREAALTRRIAEVHEENYAVYGIRKMWHALRREGIDIGREQTARLMRLAGVSGKGKGRLPVTTRRSKDSDNRPDLVGRDFRAPGPNRLWVADITYVRTGNGFVYTAFVTDVYSRKIVGWALSDTMRTEALPLQALNQAIVCAKETTGLIHHSDHGSQYVSIVYNERLAEHGITASTGTVGDSYDNALAENVNGSYKNELIHRRSWTDVVDVEIATFEWVLWWNESRLHQSLGYRTPIEVEAGFWTGNPNHERIEIKANA; encoded by the exons ATGCCGAAGAAATTTGATCAGGATGCCAAGGATCGGGTGCTCCGCCTTGTTGAGGACCGCATCCTGGCGGAGGGGATCTCCATGCAGGAAGCGTGCAAGATCGTGGCCCCGAAACTGGGTGTCTCGTGGCATACTGCCCGGCAGTGGGCTCAGGCGGCCCGTCGCGAAGGCAGGGCAATTGATCCTTTACCTGAAGATCTCGTTGCAGAGGTGGCCAAGCTGCGTCGTGAGAATCAGGAGCTTCGCGACACTAACGAGTTGTTGAAGGCCGCGTCAGCTTTTTTCGCCTCAG GAACTCGACCCCAAACGTCGGAAATGATCCAGTTCATCGATGAACACCGGGATCGTTTCACAGTCGAGTTCATCTGTCAGAGGTTGAAGAGCAATCGGCAAGGTGGCTTCATTTCCTCACGCGGATACCGTCAGTCAAAAGCCCGGGGATTAAGTGCCCGCAGCCTTCGCGAGGCCGCATTGACAAGGCGTATTGCCGAGGTTCATGAAGAAAACTACGCAGTCTATGGTATCCGCAAGATGTGGCATGCTCTACGCCGTGAAGGAATCGACATCGGCCGTGAGCAAACCGCTCGCCTGATGCGCCTTGCTGGAGTCAGTGGGAAAGGTAAAGGCCGGTTGCCTGTGACAACTCGCAGGTCCAAGGACTCGGATAATCGCCCTGACTTGGTAGGCCGTGATTTTCGTGCCCCTGGGCCGAATCGGTTATGGGTGGCTGACATTACCTACGTCCGTACCGGTAATGGGTTCGTCTACACCGCTTTTGTCACCGATGTGTACTCCCGCAAAATTGTCGGATGGGCATTATCAGATACGATGCGCACGGAAGCGTTGCCACTACAAGCACTCAACCAGGCGATTGTATGCGCAAAGGAAACAACGGGACTGATTCACCATTCAGACCACGGCTCGCAGTATGTGAGCATTGTCTATAATGAGCGCCTTGCTGAGCATGGAATCACTGCCTCTACTGGGACAGTCGGTGACTCCTACGACAATGCTTTGGCTGAGAACGTCAACGGTTCTTACAAAAATGAGCTTATTCATAGGCGGTCGTGGACTGACGTGGTTGATGTTGAGATTGCGACGTTTGAGTGGGTCTTGTGGTGGAACGAATCACGGCTTCACCAAAGTCTCGGTTACCGTACGCCGATAGAGGTAGAAGCAGGGTTTTGGACTGGCAATCCAAATCACGAGAGAATAGAAATCAAGGCAAATGCCTAG
- a CDS encoding RNA-directed DNA polymerase: MYSSILNTKNLVKYGYYQIPRNKPKKDSYGSLDAIYSPLFNLNEFYKWIELELEGIENGPRNLKDVESSLKLHTEAIEFTIAKSEFTRRLYKYPNLYSYVNLAKYIEIKKEYFSELFIEDVNSTSKYFNSGITFNQSKNIEQSNLQIGKKILSLDLSNFYHTLYTHSIEWMLHEKSIAKANRSHKKSDIESKVTVGKYLDILIQNCQYKETHGLPTGTMVSQVISEAYMAKFDQKMRSLGNNYFSRYVDDFKFAFNSEAEKEKFLVDFHKICNEHGIFVNSQKTQEYNFDEIEINSKSEIFKLINDLECTKSNKKLRIAINNIIDIAVYEQGKGNKGTLKYLFSCLKLISKKSGWEKAEKIFFYAANYNPESIFERLLDLSVKNPEQATRMMYFTNSLKEHGVSKKTIKKVSKKYFKKNATAITQQLKFLIFNKYSHELLQLLTFFVEFKIKFPFPEIDLDVISASDLDDFNLIMLIALYRKSKDYKEDQLVNLIYNIFEKVDKVYSENNLKYMTRAHWLLRYYVFYLFKNYEDLKSACDDCLRIQKVKKNSSDNFQSGIDSGYVFSCSSDKVTVFYKNMLDFDIRLFSKKLIK; encoded by the coding sequence ATGTACTCATCAATTTTAAATACAAAAAATTTAGTTAAATATGGTTATTATCAAATACCCAGAAACAAACCAAAAAAGGATTCTTATGGTAGCTTAGATGCTATTTACTCTCCACTGTTTAACCTAAATGAATTCTATAAATGGATTGAGCTTGAGCTTGAGGGGATTGAGAATGGTCCAAGAAATCTCAAGGACGTTGAAAGTAGTCTCAAATTGCATACAGAAGCTATTGAATTCACCATAGCCAAATCAGAGTTTACACGCAGGCTTTACAAATATCCTAATTTATATAGTTATGTAAATCTAGCTAAATATATAGAGATTAAAAAGGAATATTTTAGTGAATTATTTATAGAAGATGTAAACTCAACTTCTAAATATTTTAATTCCGGTATTACATTTAATCAAAGTAAAAACATTGAACAAAGCAATCTGCAGATTGGTAAAAAAATACTAAGTTTAGATTTATCAAATTTCTATCATACGCTCTATACGCACAGCATTGAGTGGATGCTGCATGAAAAATCTATTGCAAAAGCTAACCGTTCACATAAGAAATCGGATATTGAGTCTAAGGTAACTGTTGGAAAATATTTGGATATATTAATTCAAAATTGTCAGTATAAAGAAACACATGGTTTGCCTACCGGTACTATGGTATCTCAGGTTATCTCTGAAGCGTATATGGCAAAATTTGATCAGAAGATGAGAAGTTTAGGTAACAACTATTTCTCAAGATATGTGGATGATTTTAAATTTGCTTTTAATAGTGAAGCAGAAAAAGAAAAATTTCTGGTGGATTTCCATAAAATATGTAATGAACATGGAATTTTTGTCAACAGCCAAAAAACTCAAGAGTATAATTTTGATGAAATAGAAATTAATAGTAAAAGCGAAATTTTTAAGCTTATAAATGATCTGGAATGTACTAAATCGAATAAAAAACTAAGAATTGCAATAAATAATATTATAGATATTGCAGTTTATGAACAGGGAAAGGGCAATAAGGGTACATTAAAATACTTATTTTCGTGCTTAAAATTGATTTCTAAAAAATCTGGATGGGAGAAGGCAGAAAAAATATTTTTTTATGCAGCAAATTATAACCCTGAATCAATATTTGAAAGGCTATTAGACCTTTCCGTTAAAAACCCGGAACAAGCAACAAGGATGATGTATTTTACAAACAGTCTTAAGGAGCATGGGGTAAGCAAAAAAACAATAAAAAAAGTTTCAAAAAAATATTTTAAAAAGAATGCTACTGCAATAACACAGCAGCTAAAATTCTTAATATTTAATAAATATAGCCATGAACTATTGCAGTTGCTTACGTTCTTTGTTGAATTCAAGATTAAATTCCCGTTTCCAGAAATAGATTTGGATGTAATTTCTGCATCCGATCTTGACGACTTTAATTTGATAATGTTAATTGCCTTGTATCGAAAATCTAAAGATTATAAAGAGGATCAGCTGGTAAATCTAATATATAATATTTTCGAAAAGGTTGATAAAGTATATTCGGAAAATAATTTAAAGTATATGACAAGAGCACACTGGTTGCTTAGATATTATGTATTTTACTTATTTAAAAATTATGAAGATTTAAAGTCGGCCTGTGATGATTGCTTACGTATCCAGAAAGTTAAAAAGAATAGTTCAGATAATTTTCAATCTGGAATAGATTCAGGGTACGTTTTCTCATGTTCTAGCGATAAAGTTACAGTGTTCTATAAAAATATGTTGGATTTTGATATTAGGTTATTTTCTAAAAAACTTATTAAATAA